Proteins found in one Macrobrachium nipponense isolate FS-2020 chromosome 35, ASM1510439v2, whole genome shotgun sequence genomic segment:
- the LOC135208773 gene encoding serine/threonine-protein kinase NIM1-like isoform X1, giving the protein MPAARSSFLGENLNVDSAVSATSLLSFTGDDDDKTPYERVLYGLHHDQRWLKEITLGRRVGFYRFRGELGQGNFSTVRLALHQLTRDKVAVKVIDKAKLDQKTQRMLAREIANMDAVAHPNIIRLFEVVETLSRIHLVLEFAPGGELFNRITAEGRLSENDSAKVFTQVLAAVTYLHGLSIIHRDIKAENVFIAGPGIVKLGDFGFSTRVSSLAQQLSTFCGSPPYAAPELYKDESYLGPAVDIWALGVLLFFVLTADMPFKANTVAGLKRHILAGSFVTPDFVSPPATDLISRLLVQDPAERPSPQIIASHTWLSKTPEPATPLPSYVVTPKLSSEEVSSAEEETLASLEKWGINRESLEEGAPMGARSPAIATYRIMLHRLLTQANTPSKVSNNNSVETNASNTSAASTTPTSSPCKEMVVRRPKLRLRNGLASSAPGGVKSRACNIV; this is encoded by the exons ATGCCAGCCGCACGCTCCTCCTTCCTGGGAGAGAATCTCAATGTCGATTCAGCTGTCTCCGCAACTTCGCTTCTGTCTTTTACAG GAGATGACGACGACAAAACGCCCTACGAGCGAGTGCTCTACGGGCTCCACCACGACCAGCGGTGGCTCAAGGAGATCACCCTCGGGCGCCGCGTCGGCTTCTACCGCTTCCGAGGAGAACTGGGACAAGGCAACTTCTCCACCGTCCGCCTCGCCCTCCACCAGCTGACACGAG ATAAAGTCGCCGTCAAGGTGATTGACAAAGCGAAGCTGGACCAGAAGACGCAGAGGATGCTGGCCAGGGAGATAGCCAATATGGATGCAGTGGCCCACCCAAATATCATCAG GTTGTTCGAAGTCGTGGAGACGCTATCTCGCATCCATTTGGTCCTGGAGTTCGCGCCAGGCGGGGAGCTCTTCAATCGAATCACGGCGGAGGGACGCCTGTCCGAAAACGACTCCGCCAAAGTGTTCACGCAAGTGCTGGCCGCTGTCACTTATTTG CATGGTCTTTCCATCATCCATAGAGATATCAAGGCAGAGAACGTGTTTATAGCGGGCCCAGGAATCGTCAAATTAGGGGACTTCGGCTTCTCGACACGGGTGTCTTCACTGGCCCAGCAGCTCAGCACTTTTTGTGGGTCTCCGCCGTACGCCGCCCCGGAACTTTATAAG GATGAATCCTATTTAGGTCCGGCAGTTGACATCTGGGCACTTGGAGTCCTCCTGTTCTTTGTCCTCACAGCCGACATGCCCTTCAAG GCGAACACCGTCGCCGGCCTTAAGAGACACATCCTCGCCGGGAGCTTCGTCACCCCGGACTTCGTGTCTCCGCCTGCCACGGACCTGATCTCCCGTCTGCTGGTGCAGGACCCGGCCGAGAGACCTTCCCCTCAGATCATCGCCTCCCACACGTGGCTCTCCAAGACGCCGGAGCCGGCCACGCCCCTTCCCAGCTACGTGGTGACTCCTAAGTTGTCTTCGGAGGAAGTCTCCTCCGCTGAG GAGGAGACACTAGCATCCCTAGAGAAGTGGGGCATAAACCGAGAATCCCTTGAGGAAGGAGCGCCCATGGGGGCGCGGTCACCCGCTATAGCCACATATCGCATCATGCTGCATCGCCTCCTCACCCAGGCCAACACCCCGAGCAAAGTCTCCAACAATAACTCAGTAGAGACGAACGCCAGCAACACGTCTGCGGCATCGACGACGCCGACGTCGTCACCCTGCAAGGAAATGGTCGTCAGGAGACCTAAGTTGAGGCTCCGGAACGGTCTGGCATCCTCTGCGCCTGGAGGGGTCAAGTCCCGGGCATGCAATATCGTCTAG
- the LOC135208773 gene encoding serine/threonine-protein kinase NIM1-like isoform X2: protein MDFEQGTQTCHSSKNDTGDDDDKTPYERVLYGLHHDQRWLKEITLGRRVGFYRFRGELGQGNFSTVRLALHQLTRDKVAVKVIDKAKLDQKTQRMLAREIANMDAVAHPNIIRLFEVVETLSRIHLVLEFAPGGELFNRITAEGRLSENDSAKVFTQVLAAVTYLHGLSIIHRDIKAENVFIAGPGIVKLGDFGFSTRVSSLAQQLSTFCGSPPYAAPELYKDESYLGPAVDIWALGVLLFFVLTADMPFKANTVAGLKRHILAGSFVTPDFVSPPATDLISRLLVQDPAERPSPQIIASHTWLSKTPEPATPLPSYVVTPKLSSEEVSSAEEETLASLEKWGINRESLEEGAPMGARSPAIATYRIMLHRLLTQANTPSKVSNNNSVETNASNTSAASTTPTSSPCKEMVVRRPKLRLRNGLASSAPGGVKSRACNIV from the exons ATGGACTTTGAGCAGGGGACTCAGACATGCCACTCCTCCAAAAACGACACAG GAGATGACGACGACAAAACGCCCTACGAGCGAGTGCTCTACGGGCTCCACCACGACCAGCGGTGGCTCAAGGAGATCACCCTCGGGCGCCGCGTCGGCTTCTACCGCTTCCGAGGAGAACTGGGACAAGGCAACTTCTCCACCGTCCGCCTCGCCCTCCACCAGCTGACACGAG ATAAAGTCGCCGTCAAGGTGATTGACAAAGCGAAGCTGGACCAGAAGACGCAGAGGATGCTGGCCAGGGAGATAGCCAATATGGATGCAGTGGCCCACCCAAATATCATCAG GTTGTTCGAAGTCGTGGAGACGCTATCTCGCATCCATTTGGTCCTGGAGTTCGCGCCAGGCGGGGAGCTCTTCAATCGAATCACGGCGGAGGGACGCCTGTCCGAAAACGACTCCGCCAAAGTGTTCACGCAAGTGCTGGCCGCTGTCACTTATTTG CATGGTCTTTCCATCATCCATAGAGATATCAAGGCAGAGAACGTGTTTATAGCGGGCCCAGGAATCGTCAAATTAGGGGACTTCGGCTTCTCGACACGGGTGTCTTCACTGGCCCAGCAGCTCAGCACTTTTTGTGGGTCTCCGCCGTACGCCGCCCCGGAACTTTATAAG GATGAATCCTATTTAGGTCCGGCAGTTGACATCTGGGCACTTGGAGTCCTCCTGTTCTTTGTCCTCACAGCCGACATGCCCTTCAAG GCGAACACCGTCGCCGGCCTTAAGAGACACATCCTCGCCGGGAGCTTCGTCACCCCGGACTTCGTGTCTCCGCCTGCCACGGACCTGATCTCCCGTCTGCTGGTGCAGGACCCGGCCGAGAGACCTTCCCCTCAGATCATCGCCTCCCACACGTGGCTCTCCAAGACGCCGGAGCCGGCCACGCCCCTTCCCAGCTACGTGGTGACTCCTAAGTTGTCTTCGGAGGAAGTCTCCTCCGCTGAG GAGGAGACACTAGCATCCCTAGAGAAGTGGGGCATAAACCGAGAATCCCTTGAGGAAGGAGCGCCCATGGGGGCGCGGTCACCCGCTATAGCCACATATCGCATCATGCTGCATCGCCTCCTCACCCAGGCCAACACCCCGAGCAAAGTCTCCAACAATAACTCAGTAGAGACGAACGCCAGCAACACGTCTGCGGCATCGACGACGCCGACGTCGTCACCCTGCAAGGAAATGGTCGTCAGGAGACCTAAGTTGAGGCTCCGGAACGGTCTGGCATCCTCTGCGCCTGGAGGGGTCAAGTCCCGGGCATGCAATATCGTCTAG